The following proteins come from a genomic window of Ramlibacter agri:
- a CDS encoding phytanoyl-CoA dioxygenase family protein — protein sequence MSQLLSQEQVQGYARDGFVTPVDVLTPEEVRAFRGDLEAWERGRGAPIDFPEKSKSYLLFDWADQLVHHPKILDAVEDLIGPDILVYHSTLFLKEAHTSAYVRWHQDSPYFYLDPHEHVTAWVALSEASVQAGCMRVLPGSHRWGAFEHDDKPDPLNMIKRGQGISDRFDHETGTFMPLKTGQMSLHHTDLVHASGSNDSDDRRLGYAISYIPAHVRPVGAVKPSALCVRGRDHGNFLPEGRLASALSEEDRRRHKEALALFRALQDAGFAGAAA from the coding sequence AGGTGCAAGGCTACGCCCGCGACGGCTTCGTCACGCCGGTCGACGTGCTGACACCGGAAGAAGTGCGCGCCTTCCGCGGCGACCTGGAAGCCTGGGAGCGCGGGCGCGGCGCGCCCATCGACTTCCCGGAAAAGTCCAAGTCCTACCTGCTGTTCGACTGGGCCGACCAGCTGGTGCACCACCCGAAGATCCTCGACGCCGTCGAAGACCTGATCGGCCCCGACATCCTGGTCTACCACTCCACGCTGTTCCTGAAAGAAGCGCACACCTCCGCCTACGTGCGCTGGCACCAGGACAGCCCCTACTTCTACCTGGACCCGCACGAGCACGTGACGGCCTGGGTGGCGCTGTCGGAAGCCAGCGTTCAGGCCGGCTGCATGCGCGTGCTGCCCGGCAGCCATCGCTGGGGCGCCTTCGAGCACGACGACAAGCCCGACCCGCTGAACATGATCAAGCGCGGCCAGGGCATCAGCGACCGCTTCGACCACGAGACCGGCACCTTCATGCCGCTGAAGACAGGGCAGATGTCGCTGCACCACACCGACCTCGTGCACGCGTCCGGCAGCAACGACAGCGACGACCGCCGCCTCGGCTACGCCATCAGCTACATCCCGGCGCACGTGCGGCCGGTCGGCGCGGTGAAGCCCTCAGCGCTGTGCGTGCGTGGCCGCGACCACGGAAATTTCCTGCCGGAAGGCCGGCTGGCCAGCGCGCTGTCCGAAGAAGACCGCCGCAGGCACAAGGAAGCCCTGGCCCTGTTCCGCGCCCTGCAGGACGCGGGTTTCGCCGGCGCCGCCGCCTGA